One Helianthus annuus cultivar XRQ/B chromosome 12, HanXRQr2.0-SUNRISE, whole genome shotgun sequence genomic region harbors:
- the LOC110891147 gene encoding zingipain-2: MALAPTTYALLLTCLLLTITYVTSNTRTDEEVRNTYELWLARHGKTYNALGEKESRFRIFADNLKFIDEHNLSGNRSYKVGLNQFADLTNEEYRSMYLGTKVDPYRRIAKMQRGEISRRYAVQENEMFPAKVDWRERGAVSPVKNQGGCGSCWAFSTVASVEGINKIVTGDLISLSEQELVDCDNKYNSGCNGGSMDYAFQFIVSNGGIDSESDYPYKGVGAVCDPVRNKAKIVSIDGYEDVPPMNEKALMKAVAHQPVSVGIEASGRAFQLYTSGVLTGSCGTNLDHGVVVVGYGSENGKDYWIVRNSWGPEWGEDGYIRMERNMVDTPVGMCGITLMASYPIKYGNKNPSISNNVDSHQISSI; the protein is encoded by the exons ATGGCGTTAGCTCCAACTACATACGCACTCCTCCTCACATGTCTCCTCCTCACCATAACATACGTAACAAGTAACACCCGAACAGATGAGGAGGTGAGGAATACGTATGAGTTGTGGCTAGCACGTCACGGGAAAACATACAATGCCTTGGGGGAGAAGGAGAGTAGGTTTCGGATATTCGCCGATAATTTAAAGTTTATTGATGAGCACAACTTGTCCGGGAACAGGAGTTATAAAGTCGGGTTGAACCAGTTTGCTGATCTCACCAACGAAGAGTATCGGTCGATGTATTTGGGGACCAAGGTGGATCCTTACAGGAGGATTGCTAAGATGCAGAGAGGCGAGATTAGCCGACGATACGCGGTTCAGGAGAACGAGATGTTTCCGGCTAAGGTAGATTGGAGAGAACGAGGGGCTGTTTCTCCTGTTAAGAATCAAGGAGGCTGTG GAAGTTGTTGGGCTTTCTCAACGGTGGCGTCAGTTGAAGGAATAAATAAAATAGTCACCGGCGATCTGATCAGTTTATCTGAACAAGAGCTAGTTGATTGTGACAATAAATACAACAGCGGTTGCAATGGTGGGTCGATGGATTACGCCTTCCAGTTCATCGTCTCCAATGGCGGAATCGACTCAGAATCGGACTATCCTTACAAAGGTGTAGGAGCCGTTTGTGATCCGGTTAGA AACAAGGCAAAAATTGTTAGCATAGATGGTTATGAAGATGTGCCACCGATGAATGAGAAAGCATTGATGAAGGCAGTAGCTCACCAGCCTGTGAGTGTTGGAATAGAAGCTTCTGGAAGGGCTTTTCAGTTATATACTTCT GGTGTACTTACCGGTTCATGTGGGACTAACCTGGACCATGGGGTAGTTGTGGTGGGATACGGTTCAGAAAACGGGAAGGACTATTGGATTGTTAGAAACTCATGGGGACCAGAATGGGGTGAAGACGGGTATATTAGAATGGAGCGTAACATGGTCGATACGCCTGTGGGCATGTGTGGGATAACGCTGATGGCTTCTTACCCGATCAAGTACGGAAACAAGAACCCAAGTATCTCAAACAACGTTGATAGTCACCAGATTAGTAGTATctaa